From the genome of Trichocoleus sp. FACHB-46:
GCGGTTGTGGCGATCGCGGGCATCGCTTTACCAGAGGCAGTGCATCGTTTTGCCGTACAGCCTAACGAGCTAGCACGGGAACGTCCTTATATCGAGCGCAGCATTACCCTAACCCGTCAAGCTTTTGACCTGCAAGCCATTGATGCTCAAACCTTTTCCCCCACTGGAGAACTGACCCGCACTGACCTGCAAGCCAACCAACTCACCCTCCGCAACATTCGGCTCTGGGACACACGACCACTCCTACAAACCAATCGGCAGCTACAACAAATCCGGTTGTATTATCGGTTTCCAGATGCGGATGTCGATCGCTACACGCTTTTGAAGGATGAAGGCGGAAGAACGTTCGCGAAGCGTTCCGAAGGAAGGGATGATATTGCTTCTTCTCTCCTCACTCCTAACTCCACCCTGCAAGAACGCTTTCAGCGAACACCCTTCACTACCGAAAAGCAGCAGGTTCTAATTTCGGCGCGGGAGTTAGATTACAGTGCGGTGCCGCAACAAGCTAAAACTTGGGTGAATGAGCACTTGGTCTACACCCACGGCTATGGATTTACGCTTAGCCCAGTGAATCGGGTGGGGCCAGGGGGTCTGCCAGATTATTTCGTTAAAGATATTGGGGTCAACCCAGCCGATGATAATGCTAGCTCTTTGACGACTTCCAGCGCTGGAATTAGAGCCAGTATCCCCATTGGTCAGCCTCGACTCTACTACGGGGAGATTGCTAATACCTATGTCATGACTGGGACGAGAGTCAAGGAGTTGGACTATCCCAGTGGAAACGACAACGTTTACAACACCTACGGGGGGCGCGGTGGTGTCTTCCTGAATTCTCAATGGCGACGGTTGCTATTTGCCAAGTACTTAAATGATTGGCAGATGGTGTTAACTCGCAACTTTACGCCCCAAACCAAGGTGCTGTTCCGTCGCAACATTAATCAGCGGATTCGGGCGATCGCCCCTTTTCTGCGTTATGACAGTGAGCCTTATTTGATTACGGCTGACACCAACCCAGAGGCTAATGCTGGCGATGATTCAGCCGACCAAAATTATCTTTATTGGATGGTCGATGCCTATACCACGAGCGATCGCTATCCTTACTCAGACCCTGGCAATCATCCGTTTAACTACATTCGTAACTCGGTCAAGGTGGTAATCGATGCTTACAATGGTTCGGTTGATTTTTATGTCGCTGACCTGACAGACCCAATTATTCAAACTTGGGCCAGAATCTTTCCAGGATTATTCAAACCGATCAGTGATATGCCCGCTGCCCTTCTCAGCCACGTCCGCTATCCAGTCGATTTTTTCAATGTGCAATCAGAGCGGTTGCTGACCTACCACATGACTGATCCGCAGGTATTTTATAACCGGGAAGATCAATGGCAGGTTCCGGTAGAAATATATGGCAGTAAACCGCAGTTAGTGGAACCCTATTACCTAATTACTAGCCTGCCCGGGAGCGATACAGAAGAATTCATTTTGTTGCTGCCCTTTACGCCGCGACAGCGCAATAATCTGATTGCTTGGTTGGCAGCGCGATCGGACGGAGAAAACTATGGCAAGCTGTTGCTCTACGAGTTTCCTAAACAGCAATTGGTCTACGGGCCAGAGCAAATTGAAGCGCGGATTAACCAAGACCCGATTATTTCTCAGCAAATTTCCTTATGGAATCGGCAAGGTTCACGGGCGATTCAGGGCAATCTGTTAGTGATTCCGATCGAGCAGTCATTGTTGTATGTTGAGCCTCTATATCTGGAAGCTGAGCAAAACAGCTTGCCTACTTTAGTCCGAGTCATTGTGGCTTACGAAAACCGTATCGTCATGGCCGAAACGTTTGACCAAGCTCTAGCAGCCGTGTTTGAAGCTAAAGCACCCACTGCCCCAGTGGTGCGTCCCGTAGCCGCTCCCACACCTCCGACTCCATCGCCTGTCCCCTCAACGCCCTGAACCGTATTAGGATTTAGCCACATGGCAACCATCCGTGAAGCGTTTGTTAGCGCCGTTCAGCATCACGAAGCTGGGCAGTTGCATCAAGCCGAGCAGCTTTACCGCTTAATTTTGCAGCAAGAGGCTAATTATTTCCCTGCCTTGCATGGCCTAGGGCTAATTGCTTACCAAGCTGGTTACATTGAGGAGTCGATCGCGCACTACCGCCAAGCGATCGCCCTCAAGCCTG
Proteins encoded in this window:
- a CDS encoding UPF0182 family protein, translated to MGKSWFRTVSQVVVFLVGLWLAFDLLARLGGEVLWFQELGYSPAFLLRVWTKACLWTIACLVTVGFWFGNFAIAQRLQYQRPQEQDLSPKDILLGNRVARPRGLGVTKLLPLAVGLNLLVGVMLLYYAQVAGRYWHPPSWLGKAFASFSNASLPSPQRLEPEIIWQILVQLPTHLPQAAVLGGLVLGLTIAPRFWLRAIAVVLAVGFGVTLDGHWAQVLQYFYPTSFNSTDPLFGRDISFYVFTLPVQQLLAFWLTGLTLYALVSVTLWYLLSGESLSEGNFPGFSAPQVRHLQGLSTSLMVAIAFSHWLSRYELLYSSRGVVYGASYTDVTVQLPINTGLSFLALAIAVFLLWRTIVGSKRASQSAPWLYGLSLYVAVVAIAGIALPEAVHRFAVQPNELARERPYIERSITLTRQAFDLQAIDAQTFSPTGELTRTDLQANQLTLRNIRLWDTRPLLQTNRQLQQIRLYYRFPDADVDRYTLLKDEGGRTFAKRSEGRDDIASSLLTPNSTLQERFQRTPFTTEKQQVLISARELDYSAVPQQAKTWVNEHLVYTHGYGFTLSPVNRVGPGGLPDYFVKDIGVNPADDNASSLTTSSAGIRASIPIGQPRLYYGEIANTYVMTGTRVKELDYPSGNDNVYNTYGGRGGVFLNSQWRRLLFAKYLNDWQMVLTRNFTPQTKVLFRRNINQRIRAIAPFLRYDSEPYLITADTNPEANAGDDSADQNYLYWMVDAYTTSDRYPYSDPGNHPFNYIRNSVKVVIDAYNGSVDFYVADLTDPIIQTWARIFPGLFKPISDMPAALLSHVRYPVDFFNVQSERLLTYHMTDPQVFYNREDQWQVPVEIYGSKPQLVEPYYLITSLPGSDTEEFILLLPFTPRQRNNLIAWLAARSDGENYGKLLLYEFPKQQLVYGPEQIEARINQDPIISQQISLWNRQGSRAIQGNLLVIPIEQSLLYVEPLYLEAEQNSLPTLVRVIVAYENRIVMAETFDQALAAVFEAKAPTAPVVRPVAAPTPPTPSPVPSTP